From the genome of Mastomys coucha isolate ucsf_1 unplaced genomic scaffold, UCSF_Mcou_1 pScaffold6, whole genome shotgun sequence, one region includes:
- the Gsc gene encoding homeobox protein goosecoid: MPASMFSIDNILAARPRCKDAVLPVAPSAAAPVVFPALHGDSLYGAGGGTSSDYGAFYPRPVAPGGAGLPAAVGGSRLGYNSYFYGQLHVQAAPVGPACCGAVPPLGAQQCSCVPTPPGYEGPGSVLVSPVPHQMLPYMNVGTLSRTELQLLNQLHCRRKRRHRTIFTDEQLEALENLFQETKYPDVGTREQLARKVHLREEKVEVWFKNRRAKWRRQKRSSSEESENAEKWNKTSSKASPEKREEEGKSDLDSDS, from the exons ATGCCCGCCAGCATGTTCAGCATCGACAACATCCTGGCCGCCCGGCCGCGCTGCAAAGACGCGGTGCTCCCGGTGGCGCCCAGCGCCGCGGCTCCGGTGGTCTTCCCGGCTCTGCACGGGGACTCGCTCTACGGTGCGGGCGGCGGCACCTCCTCGGACTACGGCGCCTTCTACCCGCGTCCGGTGGCCCCTGGAGGCGCGGGCCTCCCGGCCGCGGTCGGCGGCTCCCGCCTGGGCTACAACAGCTACTTCTACGGGCAGCTGCACGTGCAGGCGGCGCCCGTGGGCCCGGCCTGCTGCGGGGCTGTGCCGCCGCTGGGCGCCCAGCAGTGCTCCTGCGTCCCGACGCCCCCAG GCTACGAGGGCCCAGGCTCTGTACTGGTGTCACCGGTGCCGCACCAGATGCTGCCCTACATGAACGTGGGCACGCTGTCGCGCACCGAGCTGCAGCTGCTCAACCAGCTGCACTGTCGGCGGAAGCGGCGGCACCGCACCATCTTCACCGACGAGCAGCTCGAAGCTCTGGAGAACCTCTTCCAGGAGACGAAGTACCCAGACGTGGGCACTCGAGAGCAGCTGGCCCGGAAGGTGCACCTCcgggaggagaaggtggag GTCTGGTTTAAGAACCGCCGAGCCAAATGGAGACGACAGAAGCGATCCTCCTCGGAGGAGTCGGAAAATGCTGAGAAGTGGAACAAGACGTCCTCCAAAGCCTCgccagagaagagggaagaggaaggtaaAAGCGATTTGGACTCGGACAGCTGA